Part of the Syntrophales bacterium genome, TGGGCCATTCGGACGATGGTATCGTAGACCGCCGAATCTCCGTGCGGGTGATACTTACCAATAATATCACCCACGATCCTTGCCGATTTTTTGTACGGTCTGTTCCACCGGTTTCCGAGCTCCGACATGGCATAGAGAACTCTGCGGTGAACCGGTTTAAGGCCGTCACGCACGTCAGGAATAGCACGCCCGATAATAACGCTCATCGCATAGTCCATATAGGACTTTTTCATTTCATCTTCTATATTGACCGGGACGGTCCGCTGATAAAGCTGATCCATTATAAATCAATCCTCCTCGTTACTGTTTCCAATTGTACCACGTAATTATACCAAGCTGCATCCATTTTTACTCTTGCAGACAGGCGAGGACACCCGTCGTGACCCCGGGGCAGGGGTCGGGCATCTCGCGCCTGACAGAGCAGTCTTTGAAAATGCACAGAGATCACTAACCCCGCAGTACATAGCGGGGTTAGCAAGCAAACATAAAAAGTTGTTTTTTTATATTTCTACTTTTTTATCATGAAAGTTTTCCGGCTTTTTCCTCAACCTGCCCGTTAAACCCTTTAGCATTAATTATAAATCTGTCATGGGTTCCTTTTGATATTTTATCAACTCCATCATCAGCACTCACGGAAAACTTTAACATTTTCCCCTTTATTTCTTCTAAAACCCCTTTTACTGTAATTGTAAAACCGGCCGGGGTTGCCGCCGTGTGTTTGATATCAAAACCAATTCCGACTGTCTGCTCATTGGGCCAGTCAATATGCTCATTAATAAACTTAATGCATGCAAACTCAAACAAGCCAATCAAAAAACCGGATGCAAAAACCTTCGGCATTATTTTTCCTTCAGAAAATTCAGGAAACAGAAAAGGAACTGTTTTATCTTCCGGCACCTTGTACTTAAACTCAAAATCCATACCCTCTTTTAAAGAATTCTCCATTTTTTCCTCCTTCTTTTTTTATTTAAGATATTACAAAAAATTCATTTTAAAGTGCTTTATCAAAAAACACCTTTTAAATGCTGAATTCCGGATAATTCCTGATTTGCAACAGTCAATTTTTAGTGGGAATTTTGAAGCTCCCCGCAACAAGTTGCGGGGAATCTCCGACTGTTAAGGAAAATTTTATTTTTTATTCGCTCGCTAACCCCGCCGCAAGCAGCGGGGAACGAAGTAATTCGAAGAATAATGCGCTCGCTGTTCAGTTCGACTTTTTATCGCTGTTTATATCAGGCTTTGAGAACCCGGGCATCCACCACCACCATCCCATCGGCATAAGCAAATACGGGATTTAAATCGATTTCCATGATATCCTCATGTTCTTCGGCAATACGGGCAAGCTTGAGAAGCCCTTCCACAAGGGCACTTTCATCGACAGGCGGTTTCCCTCGAAATCCAGTAAGCAAAGATGCTCCTTTAATCTCATGGAGCATTTCAAAGGCATCCTCAGAACTGAGCGGCAGTAAACGCAGTGACACATCCCTAAATAGTTCTACCGTTACCCCGCCAAGGCCAAAGATGATAACAGGGCCGAACTGTTCATCCCGGTTCATACCTATGATCACCTCTAATCCAGGGGATGCCATAGCACTGACCGTCGCACC contains:
- a CDS encoding thioesterase family protein, whose product is MENSLKEGMDFEFKYKVPEDKTVPFLFPEFSEGKIMPKVFASGFLIGLFEFACIKFINEHIDWPNEQTVGIGFDIKHTAATPAGFTITVKGVLEEIKGKMLKFSVSADDGVDKISKGTHDRFIINAKGFNGQVEEKAGKLS